Proteins from one Geomonas agri genomic window:
- a CDS encoding LTA synthase family protein, producing the protein MPQRRLGLVAFVSCTFLAVNTAIRIMLAAATPKGAGLKLALLLKAAAAGFYFDLATLAYAILPLALYLILVPRKVATHRWHIWLVRFFFALFVAALIFDICAEFIFYDEFGTRFNFIAIDYLVYTHEVIGNIRESYPLSAIFSGIGAAAAAICWVLRKPLTRGAELTFNGAYHRTGFLLLLPVVLSYGVVNISQSTISKNNYVNEIAGNGVYNLFAAFINNELSFTRFYRTLPQNQVNTRLRTLVAERNNSFVDPKSERFTRAIRAEGPEKHLNVVVVTEESLSAEYLGTFGNNKGLTPNLDRLASQSLLFTNLYANGTRTIRGLEAITLSVPPLPGTSIVKRPNNGGFRSWGEIMNAKGYQSKYIYAGHGYFDNMNAFFSSNGYAIVDRTDFAKDEVTFANVWGVCDEDLFRKVIKEGDKSFAAHKPFFSMVMTTSNHRPFTYPAGRIDIPSKTGRDGGVKYADYAIGRLIAEASSKPWFKDTIFVIIADHCAGSAGKSDIPIKKYEIPLLVYSPAHIKPARVDKLMSQIDLAPTVLGLMNMSYQSDFLGRDVFKESGQQPRAFISTYQKLGYLTENELLVLGPQQYAAQYKVNRKTGDAKSEPVTDTMLADMLAYYQGADYLYQNRLNRIR; encoded by the coding sequence ATGCCGCAACGACGACTTGGGCTAGTTGCCTTCGTCTCCTGTACCTTCCTCGCAGTCAACACCGCCATCCGCATCATGCTGGCAGCCGCCACCCCGAAAGGGGCCGGCCTCAAACTCGCACTGCTGCTCAAGGCCGCTGCCGCAGGGTTCTACTTCGACCTGGCGACGCTGGCCTACGCCATCCTGCCGTTGGCGCTGTACCTGATCCTGGTACCGCGCAAGGTGGCGACGCACCGCTGGCACATATGGCTGGTGCGCTTTTTCTTCGCCCTGTTCGTCGCCGCCCTCATCTTCGACATCTGCGCGGAGTTCATCTTCTACGACGAGTTCGGCACCCGCTTCAACTTCATCGCCATCGACTACCTGGTCTACACCCACGAGGTGATTGGCAACATCCGCGAATCCTACCCGCTTTCCGCCATCTTCTCCGGTATCGGCGCGGCCGCGGCGGCGATTTGCTGGGTGCTGAGAAAACCGCTGACCCGCGGGGCGGAGCTGACGTTCAACGGCGCCTACCACCGCACCGGTTTCCTGCTGCTGCTCCCCGTGGTCCTCTCGTACGGCGTGGTCAACATCTCGCAATCGACCATATCGAAGAACAACTACGTCAACGAGATCGCGGGCAACGGGGTCTACAACCTGTTTGCCGCCTTCATCAACAACGAGCTTTCCTTCACAAGGTTCTACCGCACCCTGCCGCAGAACCAGGTCAACACGCGGCTGAGGACCTTGGTTGCGGAGAGGAACAACAGCTTCGTCGATCCCAAATCGGAACGTTTCACCCGCGCCATCCGCGCCGAGGGGCCGGAAAAGCACCTCAACGTGGTGGTAGTGACCGAGGAGAGCCTGTCGGCGGAGTACCTGGGCACCTTCGGCAACAACAAGGGACTCACCCCGAACCTGGACCGCCTTGCCTCCCAGTCGCTTCTGTTCACCAACCTCTACGCCAACGGCACCCGCACCATCCGCGGTCTGGAGGCCATCACCCTCTCCGTTCCGCCGCTGCCCGGCACCTCCATCGTGAAGCGTCCCAACAACGGTGGCTTCCGCTCCTGGGGCGAGATCATGAACGCCAAGGGGTACCAGTCCAAGTACATCTACGCCGGGCACGGCTACTTCGACAACATGAACGCCTTCTTCTCGTCTAACGGTTATGCCATCGTGGACCGCACCGACTTTGCCAAGGACGAGGTCACTTTCGCCAACGTCTGGGGCGTGTGCGACGAAGACCTGTTCCGCAAGGTGATCAAGGAGGGAGACAAGTCGTTCGCGGCACACAAACCCTTCTTCTCCATGGTGATGACCACCTCTAACCACCGTCCCTTCACCTACCCCGCGGGCAGGATCGATATCCCGTCCAAGACGGGGCGCGACGGCGGGGTGAAATACGCCGACTACGCCATCGGCAGGCTGATCGCTGAGGCGAGCAGCAAGCCCTGGTTCAAGGACACCATCTTCGTCATCATCGCCGACCACTGCGCAGGCAGCGCCGGCAAGAGTGACATCCCGATCAAGAAGTATGAGATCCCGCTGCTGGTCTACTCTCCGGCCCACATCAAGCCGGCGCGCGTGGACAAGCTGATGAGCCAGATCGACCTCGCCCCCACCGTGCTCGGCCTGATGAACATGAGCTACCAGAGCGACTTCCTCGGGCGCGACGTCTTCAAGGAATCGGGGCAGCAGCCGCGCGCCTTCATCTCGACCTATCAGAAGCTCGGATACCTTACCGAGAATGAGCTCCTGGTGCTGGGACCGCAGCAGTACGCAGCGCAGTACAAGGTGAACCGCAAGACCGGCGACGCCAAAAGCGAGCCGGTGACAGACACCATGCTGGCGGACATGCTGGCCTACTACCAGGGCGCGGACTACCTGTACCAAAACAGGTTGAACCGGATCCGCTAA
- a CDS encoding SDR family oxidoreductase, with amino-acid sequence MAQGEQRLVALVTGAARGIGRGIARRLLTEGYAVVLTDIEGAAVAETAAGFGAPEAVLALQADVADEASVQDLVARAVACFGRLDLLVNNAALARAHAAPVHELALSEWNRVIGTNLTGVFLCSKYAVQHLKESRGSIVNISSTRALQSEPDTEAYSASKGGVVALTHALAMSLGPEVRVNCVSPGWIHNGDEAELRPVDHQQHPAGRVGRAEDIAEMVLYLASPRAGFITGQNFVVDGGMTRKMIYEE; translated from the coding sequence ATGGCTCAAGGAGAACAGAGGCTGGTGGCGCTGGTTACTGGCGCGGCGCGCGGGATCGGCAGGGGAATCGCGCGGAGGCTGCTCACGGAAGGGTACGCGGTGGTGCTGACTGACATAGAGGGTGCGGCGGTTGCCGAAACGGCAGCGGGGTTCGGTGCGCCGGAGGCCGTCCTGGCGCTGCAGGCGGACGTCGCTGACGAGGCATCGGTGCAGGACCTTGTCGCCCGGGCAGTGGCCTGCTTCGGGCGGCTGGACCTGCTGGTCAACAACGCGGCGCTGGCGCGGGCACATGCGGCTCCGGTACACGAGCTTGCACTTTCCGAGTGGAACCGCGTCATCGGCACCAACCTGACCGGCGTCTTCCTCTGCAGCAAGTACGCGGTGCAGCACCTGAAGGAAAGCCGCGGCAGTATCGTCAACATCTCCTCCACCCGTGCGCTCCAATCCGAGCCCGACACCGAGGCCTATTCCGCCAGCAAGGGTGGCGTCGTGGCGCTTACCCATGCCCTCGCCATGAGCCTTGGCCCCGAGGTCCGGGTCAACTGCGTGAGCCCGGGATGGATCCACAACGGCGACGAGGCCGAGTTGCGGCCGGTCGACCACCAGCAGCACCCCGCGGGACGCGTTGGCCGCGCGGAGGACATTGCCGAAATGGTCCTCTATCTTGCCTCGCCCCGCGCCGGCTTCATCACCGGCCAGAACTTCGTGGTGGACGGCGGCATGACCCGCAAGATGATCTACGAAGAATAG
- a CDS encoding endonuclease domain-containing protein produces MVRPYNHQLKEPSRKLRKQMTYAEQLLWSHLRGKQLLGLHFNRQKPVGPYVVDFYCAAALLVIEVDGSQHLQREHSKRDAARDLFLLQHGLMVLRFDDRQVLLETTAVLEEIFGVCQQRANPPCPPFAKGGT; encoded by the coding sequence GTGGTTAGACCATACAACCATCAGTTGAAGGAGCCATCGCGCAAACTTCGCAAGCAGATGACTTATGCTGAGCAGCTGCTGTGGTCTCATCTGCGGGGCAAACAACTCCTTGGACTCCACTTCAACCGACAGAAACCGGTTGGTCCCTATGTCGTTGACTTCTATTGTGCTGCGGCACTGCTGGTGATTGAGGTGGATGGCAGCCAGCACTTGCAAAGGGAGCATAGTAAACGTGATGCGGCACGCGATCTGTTTCTGCTGCAACATGGACTGATGGTGCTAAGGTTCGACGATCGGCAGGTATTGTTGGAAACGACAGCGGTTCTGGAAGAGATTTTTGGAGTGTGCCAGCAAAGAGCAAATCCCCCCTGTCCCCCCTTCGCAAAGGGGGGAACGTGA
- the larB gene encoding nickel pincer cofactor biosynthesis protein LarB, with product MQNKVIEKVLQEVSEGTLDVAQALEKLKHLPFEDVGCATVDHHRTLRQGFPEVIFGQGKSVAQMRTIITALMEKGGNVLATRVNRAKGTKLLEFFPQAVYHADARALTIEQHPVELRGRGKVLVVCAGTSDIPVAAEAVLTAQMMGNEVEKVYDVGVAGLHRLLARRGTLAEASVIIVVAGMEGALPSVVGGLVDKPVIAVPTSVGYGASFGGVAALLGMLNSCAAGVTVVNIDNGFGAAYAASLMNRIHG from the coding sequence ATGCAAAACAAGGTAATTGAAAAAGTTCTCCAGGAAGTGAGTGAGGGGACGCTCGACGTCGCCCAGGCACTGGAGAAATTGAAGCACCTCCCCTTCGAGGACGTCGGCTGCGCCACGGTCGACCACCACCGCACCCTGCGCCAGGGTTTCCCGGAAGTCATCTTCGGGCAGGGCAAGAGCGTGGCCCAGATGCGTACCATCATCACCGCGCTCATGGAGAAGGGAGGCAACGTCCTGGCGACGCGGGTGAACCGCGCCAAGGGGACAAAACTCCTGGAGTTTTTCCCGCAGGCCGTCTACCACGCCGACGCCCGCGCTCTCACCATCGAACAGCATCCGGTCGAATTGCGCGGCCGGGGCAAGGTGCTCGTGGTCTGCGCCGGCACCTCCGATATCCCGGTAGCGGCCGAGGCGGTGCTGACCGCGCAGATGATGGGCAACGAGGTGGAGAAGGTCTACGACGTGGGTGTGGCCGGCCTGCACCGCCTGCTGGCGCGGCGCGGAACGCTCGCGGAAGCGTCGGTGATCATCGTCGTGGCCGGAATGGAGGGGGCGCTCCCTTCCGTCGTGGGCGGGTTGGTGGACAAGCCGGTCATTGCGGTGCCGACCTCTGTGGGCTACGGCGCCTCCTTCGGCGGTGTGGCAGCCCTCTTGGGCATGCTCAATTCCTGCGCCGCCGGGGTAACGGTGGTCAACATAGACAACGGTTTCGGGGCGGCCTACGCGGCGAGCCTCATGAACAGGATTCACGGATGA
- the larC gene encoding nickel pincer cofactor biosynthesis protein LarC, producing the protein MKVLYFDCFAGIAGDMTVAALIELGLPLETLQQELSSLPLCGYTLESRKVDRHGVAGTSFKVTLTEEDQPHRHYSGISAMIEKSDLKPRVKELSQRIFLKLAQAEATVHGVPLERVHFHEVGAVDSIVDIVGTAIGLDYLGIEKVCASGLPYGHGFVKTAHGLLPVPAPATAKLMEGIPLGPDIGPGERVTPTGAAIVAALADSFGPTPVMTVAATGYGAGEKDFPELPNLLRLVLGESTEAKEAQEVLVLETHIDDMPAEIFGFLMERLMEAGALDVSFSPLQMKKNRPGTRLTVIANPGDLQKLSDLILAESSAIGLRYYPAGRITLPRCCETRVTSLGEVRVKVLGNGRVTPEYDSCREIALAKRMPLVEVYRTVARECCQG; encoded by the coding sequence ATGAAGGTACTGTATTTCGATTGTTTCGCCGGGATCGCAGGTGACATGACCGTGGCCGCCCTGATCGAACTCGGGCTCCCGCTGGAGACGCTGCAACAGGAACTTTCCTCGCTGCCGCTGTGCGGCTACACGCTGGAGAGCCGCAAGGTCGACCGCCACGGCGTCGCCGGCACCTCCTTCAAGGTCACCCTCACCGAGGAGGACCAGCCGCACCGCCACTACTCCGGCATCTCGGCGATGATCGAGAAGTCGGACCTCAAACCGCGGGTCAAGGAACTCTCCCAGCGCATCTTCCTGAAGCTGGCGCAGGCCGAGGCGACCGTGCACGGCGTGCCGCTGGAGCGGGTCCACTTCCACGAGGTGGGCGCCGTCGACTCCATCGTCGACATCGTCGGCACCGCCATCGGCCTCGACTACCTGGGCATCGAAAAGGTCTGCGCCTCGGGCCTTCCCTACGGCCACGGCTTCGTCAAAACGGCGCACGGCCTGCTTCCCGTTCCGGCGCCCGCCACCGCCAAACTGATGGAGGGGATCCCGCTCGGTCCCGACATCGGCCCGGGCGAACGGGTCACCCCGACCGGCGCGGCCATCGTCGCGGCGCTTGCCGACAGCTTTGGCCCTACCCCGGTGATGACCGTCGCGGCAACCGGTTACGGCGCCGGCGAAAAGGACTTCCCGGAACTCCCCAACCTGCTCCGGCTGGTGCTTGGAGAGAGCACCGAGGCAAAAGAAGCCCAGGAGGTGCTGGTCCTCGAGACTCACATCGACGACATGCCCGCCGAGATCTTCGGCTTCCTCATGGAACGGCTCATGGAGGCGGGGGCGCTCGACGTCTCCTTCTCGCCGCTGCAGATGAAGAAGAACCGCCCCGGCACCCGGCTCACCGTCATCGCCAACCCGGGTGACCTGCAAAAGCTCTCCGACCTCATCCTGGCGGAATCGAGTGCCATCGGCCTGCGCTACTACCCGGCCGGGCGGATCACCCTCCCCCGCTGCTGCGAGACGCGGGTGACCTCGCTGGGCGAGGTTCGGGTCAAGGTGCTGGGCAACGGACGGGTGACGCCGGAGTACGACTCCTGCCGCGAGATCGCCCTGGCAAAGAGGATGCCGCTGGTCGAGGTGTACCGGACGGTGGCAAGGGAGTGCTGCCAGGGATGA
- a CDS encoding phosphatidylglycerophosphatase A family protein — protein MKTFVIIAATWFGTGFSPFASGTVGTLGAIPFFLLLSEMPLWLYLLTTVAFTLFACWSAGFGEELWGEHDSGKIVIDEVAGYLVTMTAVPASWQGILVGFIMFRIFDILKPQPARWFDRSLKNGYGVVLDDIAAGVYACAATHLALRFL, from the coding sequence ATGAAAACATTCGTCATCATTGCCGCGACCTGGTTTGGCACCGGCTTTTCCCCCTTTGCCTCCGGAACGGTCGGAACTCTCGGCGCCATCCCGTTCTTCCTGCTCCTCTCGGAGATGCCGCTGTGGCTCTACCTCCTCACCACGGTCGCCTTCACGCTGTTCGCCTGCTGGAGCGCGGGTTTCGGCGAGGAGCTCTGGGGCGAGCACGACTCGGGCAAGATCGTCATCGACGAGGTGGCCGGCTACCTGGTGACCATGACCGCGGTCCCGGCGTCCTGGCAGGGGATCCTCGTTGGCTTCATCATGTTCCGGATCTTCGACATCCTGAAACCGCAGCCGGCACGCTGGTTCGACCGCTCGCTGAAAAACGGCTACGGCGTAGTGCTGGACGATATCGCCGCCGGCGTCTACGCCTGCGCCGCCACCCACCTGGCGCTGAGGTTTTTGTGA
- a CDS encoding competence/damage-inducible protein A yields MRVAILSIGDELLTGEVTDTNASHIAGRIYDCGGRVFRHLTVPDDEEAIAQALTELAAASDAVIVTGGLGPTPDDYTAQGAARAAGVELELSQTALDHLAEFEKRIARPLHPSNRRQALFPAGSRLIPNPLGTACGFVVTIGAADLFFLPGVPYEMERMLADTVLPELAKRLPAPWRRITLKVFGIPEAAIAERLGGAFPADAPVQLAYCVKYPEIHVILRAANKDAQLLEAAAAEVRNRLAQYLFAEDDETMDDVLARLFRERGLTLALAESCTGGMIAARITAVAGSSAYFLEGNVTYSNAAKSRMIAVPPELIERHGAVSAEVARAMAEGARKAAGSDLALSVTGIAGPDGGTPEKPVGTVYVALADAASCRVERCNFQGDRTRVRSITCFTALNWLREYLLTHNGAAVPD; encoded by the coding sequence GTGAGAGTCGCCATCCTTTCCATAGGGGACGAGCTGCTCACCGGCGAGGTGACCGACACCAACGCGAGCCACATCGCGGGGCGGATCTACGACTGCGGCGGCCGCGTCTTTCGGCACCTCACGGTTCCGGACGACGAGGAGGCGATCGCACAGGCCCTTACCGAACTGGCAGCGGCCAGCGACGCGGTCATCGTCACCGGTGGGCTCGGCCCCACCCCCGACGACTACACGGCGCAGGGTGCGGCACGGGCGGCGGGAGTCGAGCTGGAGTTGTCGCAGACGGCGCTCGACCACCTGGCCGAGTTTGAAAAGAGGATCGCGAGGCCGCTGCACCCGTCCAACCGGCGCCAGGCGCTTTTCCCGGCAGGATCCCGGCTCATCCCCAACCCGCTGGGAACCGCCTGCGGCTTCGTGGTCACCATCGGCGCGGCGGATCTCTTCTTCCTCCCCGGAGTCCCGTACGAGATGGAGCGGATGCTGGCGGACACGGTGCTACCGGAGCTCGCCAAGCGGCTCCCGGCGCCGTGGCGGCGCATCACCCTGAAAGTGTTCGGCATCCCCGAGGCGGCGATCGCCGAGCGCCTGGGAGGCGCTTTCCCGGCGGACGCCCCCGTGCAGCTCGCTTACTGCGTCAAGTACCCCGAGATCCACGTGATCCTGCGTGCGGCAAACAAAGACGCTCAACTCCTCGAGGCAGCGGCCGCGGAGGTGAGAAACCGGCTGGCACAGTACCTCTTCGCCGAGGACGACGAGACCATGGACGACGTGCTGGCGCGCCTGTTCCGGGAACGCGGCCTCACCCTGGCGCTGGCCGAGTCCTGCACCGGTGGCATGATCGCCGCGCGCATCACCGCCGTGGCCGGCAGCTCCGCCTACTTCCTGGAAGGGAACGTTACCTACAGTAACGCCGCCAAGAGCAGGATGATCGCCGTCCCCCCCGAACTGATCGAGCGGCACGGGGCGGTCAGCGCCGAGGTCGCCCGCGCCATGGCCGAGGGTGCCCGCAAGGCCGCCGGAAGCGACCTGGCCCTGTCGGTCACCGGCATCGCCGGACCGGACGGGGGCACCCCGGAAAAGCCGGTGGGCACGGTGTACGTCGCGCTGGCCGACGCAGCCTCCTGCCGGGTCGAACGCTGCAATTTCCAGGGAGATCGGACCCGGGTCCGCTCCATCACCTGCTTTACTGCGCTCAACTGGTTGCGCGAATACCTCCTCACCCACAACGGAGCAGCGGTCCCCGACTGA
- a CDS encoding sensor histidine kinase produces MHFAPLLLIVACELLLLLIEQYTPLPGLLHFGVSVSLAAVLLCFVALFKQREAKVVDGLRREIDGMQQEAAKSARRYKSLLEGAGNAIFIFNVETAVLEEENRLGRELFGFTKDELSTMVVRDLIAPCEHERLRSFLYQLVRNGEADWDEVQLKRKDGSSFLGEINARLIDLGDEQVAHCLLRDITEKHRTEREIWQRNRELSILNNMLTSMNLGKDLKTVQEGTLLQLMELFRAESGTLHLSTPDTSSPTLCASKHASPELVQVLGTTLSNPDGFHDVCVVPLGDAGEGWGSLTSIPVNSQERLLGVIHLIHRESYRYTLEELRFLETVGKQMGNIIEQIRLFTELTWKSEELLRSHRLLEKSSHSLSVSETRLKQNLALVERAHVEQIRLDRMKNQFLGMVSHEFNTPLTSIISGVDHLLQQGWSSQEDACRVLEMVRDGGLRLKALVADLLKLIRLESRREGLETSAIHLRMLLENLLDQLQPLFEERGQVVTLRDLDHLPFFQGDCGYLERVFYELLLNAIRFSPEGGEIVVHGRVVQQEDLHQRAHTLMRFNPEFLRRCGERCYLEVEVRDCGIGIPLQEQQGIFEIFYEVGEIRHHSSGRRQGKGAGLGLAIVKGMVEAHGGMVWVESCEGSSFFLVLPLEQELIQPALF; encoded by the coding sequence TTGCACTTCGCGCCGCTGTTACTCATAGTCGCCTGCGAACTGCTGCTCCTTCTTATCGAGCAGTACACGCCGCTGCCCGGACTGCTGCACTTCGGCGTCTCGGTGTCGCTGGCGGCGGTGCTCTTGTGCTTCGTGGCGCTCTTCAAGCAGCGCGAGGCGAAGGTGGTGGACGGCCTGCGCCGCGAGATCGACGGCATGCAGCAGGAGGCCGCCAAGAGTGCCCGGCGCTACAAGAGCCTGCTGGAAGGGGCGGGTAACGCCATCTTCATCTTCAACGTGGAAACGGCGGTCCTCGAGGAGGAAAACCGGCTGGGGCGGGAGTTGTTCGGCTTCACCAAGGACGAGCTATCCACCATGGTGGTGCGCGACCTGATCGCCCCCTGCGAGCACGAGCGGCTGCGCTCGTTCCTGTACCAGCTGGTGCGCAACGGCGAGGCCGACTGGGACGAGGTGCAGCTCAAGCGCAAGGACGGCTCTTCATTCCTGGGCGAAATCAACGCGCGGCTCATCGACCTCGGGGATGAGCAGGTGGCCCACTGCCTGCTGCGCGACATTACCGAGAAGCACCGCACCGAGCGGGAGATCTGGCAGAGAAACCGCGAGCTCTCCATCCTGAACAACATGCTGACCAGCATGAACCTCGGCAAAGACCTGAAGACGGTGCAGGAAGGGACCCTGCTCCAGCTGATGGAGCTGTTCCGCGCGGAAAGCGGCACCCTTCATCTCTCCACCCCCGATACTTCCTCCCCTACCCTGTGCGCCTCGAAACACGCCTCCCCCGAACTGGTACAGGTGCTGGGGACAACCCTGAGCAACCCCGACGGCTTCCACGATGTATGCGTGGTCCCCCTGGGCGACGCCGGCGAAGGGTGGGGGAGCCTCACCTCCATCCCCGTCAACTCCCAGGAGCGCCTGCTCGGTGTAATTCACCTCATCCACCGCGAGTCCTACCGCTACACCCTCGAGGAATTGCGTTTCCTGGAGACGGTCGGCAAGCAGATGGGCAACATCATCGAACAGATCAGGCTCTTCACCGAGCTCACCTGGAAGAGCGAGGAGTTGCTCCGCTCGCACCGTCTCCTGGAGAAGAGCAGTCACAGCCTCTCCGTTTCCGAAACCAGGCTGAAGCAGAACCTGGCCCTGGTGGAGCGTGCGCACGTGGAGCAGATCCGGCTGGACCGCATGAAGAACCAGTTCCTGGGCATGGTCTCCCACGAGTTCAACACCCCGCTTACCAGCATCATCTCCGGCGTGGACCACCTGCTGCAGCAGGGGTGGAGTTCTCAGGAGGACGCCTGCCGGGTCCTCGAGATGGTGCGCGACGGCGGGCTCAGGCTGAAAGCCCTGGTCGCCGACCTGCTGAAGCTGATCCGGCTGGAGTCACGCCGCGAAGGGCTGGAGACCTCTGCCATCCACCTGAGGATGCTCCTGGAAAATCTCCTGGACCAGCTCCAGCCCCTGTTCGAGGAGCGGGGCCAGGTGGTGACGCTGCGCGACCTGGACCACCTCCCCTTCTTCCAGGGGGACTGCGGCTACCTCGAGCGGGTCTTCTACGAGCTCCTCTTGAACGCCATTCGCTTTAGCCCCGAGGGGGGCGAGATCGTGGTCCACGGCCGGGTGGTGCAGCAGGAGGACCTGCACCAGCGCGCGCACACGCTGATGCGTTTCAACCCCGAGTTCCTCAGGCGCTGCGGTGAGCGCTGCTACCTGGAAGTGGAGGTGCGCGACTGCGGCATCGGCATCCCGCTGCAGGAACAGCAGGGCATCTTCGAGATCTTCTACGAAGTGGGCGAGATCAGGCACCACTCCAGCGGTAGGCGACAGGGCAAGGGTGCCGGACTGGGGCTCGCCATCGTCAAGGGAATGGTCGAAGCCCATGGCGGCATGGTATGGGTGGAGAGCTGCGAGGGAAGCTCCTTCTTCCTGGTGTTGCCGCTCGAGCAGGAACTGATCCAACCCGCACTGTTCTAA
- the recA gene encoding recombinase RecA — MLDKEKAEKALDLAMSQIEKQFGKGAIMRLGNEEALPDVAAIPTGSLSLDLALGVGGVPRGRVIEIFGPESSGKTTLALHVIAEAQKLGGIAAFVDAEHALDIGYARKLGVKTDDLLVSQPDTGEQALEIAETLVRSGAIDVLVVDSVAALVPKAEIEGDMGDSHMGLQARLMSQALRKLTGIISKSNCCVIFINQIRMKIGVMFGNPETTTGGNALKFYASVRMDIRKIAALKQGNDMIGSRTRVKVVKNKVAPPFKEVEFDILYGEGISKEGDVLDLAVERNVVEKSGAWFSYGKERIGQGRENSRLFLKEHPEITEEIRAKLTAPEQDAQASGAA; from the coding sequence ATGCTCGATAAGGAAAAAGCGGAAAAAGCCCTCGACCTGGCCATGAGCCAGATCGAGAAACAGTTCGGCAAAGGGGCCATCATGAGGCTGGGCAACGAGGAGGCACTGCCGGACGTGGCGGCCATCCCGACCGGCTCCCTGTCGCTGGACTTGGCGCTTGGCGTGGGGGGCGTACCCCGCGGCCGCGTCATCGAGATCTTCGGACCGGAATCCTCCGGTAAAACCACCCTCGCCCTGCACGTGATCGCCGAAGCCCAGAAACTGGGCGGCATCGCCGCCTTCGTCGACGCCGAGCACGCCCTCGATATCGGCTACGCCAGGAAGCTGGGCGTCAAGACCGACGACCTGCTGGTCTCCCAGCCGGACACCGGCGAGCAGGCGCTCGAGATCGCGGAAACCCTGGTGCGCTCCGGCGCCATCGACGTCCTCGTAGTCGACTCCGTCGCCGCCCTGGTCCCGAAAGCCGAGATCGAGGGCGACATGGGCGATTCGCACATGGGCCTGCAGGCACGCCTGATGTCCCAGGCACTCAGGAAACTGACCGGCATCATCTCCAAGAGCAACTGCTGCGTCATCTTCATCAACCAGATCAGGATGAAGATCGGCGTCATGTTCGGCAACCCCGAGACCACCACCGGCGGCAACGCGCTCAAGTTCTACGCCTCGGTGCGCATGGATATCCGCAAGATCGCGGCGCTCAAGCAGGGCAACGACATGATCGGCTCCCGGACCCGCGTCAAGGTGGTCAAGAACAAGGTGGCGCCCCCGTTCAAGGAAGTGGAGTTCGACATCCTCTACGGCGAAGGGATCTCCAAGGAAGGGGACGTCCTCGACCTGGCCGTCGAGCGCAACGTGGTCGAGAAGAGCGGCGCCTGGTTCTCCTACGGCAAGGAGCGCATCGGGCAAGGCCGCGAGAACTCCCGGCTGTTCCTCAAGGAGCACCCGGAGATCACCGAAGAGATCAGGGCTAAACTCACCGCTCCAGAACAAGACGCCCAAGCATCCGGCGCAGCCTAA